Proteins from a genomic interval of Helicobacter pylori Shi112:
- a CDS encoding LPS-assembly protein LptD — MIYWLYLAVFFLLSALDAKEIAMQRFDKQNHKIFEILADKVSAKDNVITASGNAILLNYDVYILADKVRYNTKTKEALLEGNIKVYKGEGLLIKTDYVKLSLNEKYEIIFPFYVQDSVSGIWVSADIASGKDQKYKIKNMSASGCSIDNPIWHVNATSGSFNMQKSHLSMWNPKIYVGDIPVLYLPYIFMSTSNKRTTGFLYPEFGTSNLDGFIYLQPFYLAPKNSWDMTFTPQIRYKRGFGLNFEARYINSKDDRFLFNARYFRNYTQYVKRYDLRNQNIYGFEFLSSSRDTLQKYFHLKSNIDNGHYIDFLYMNDLDYVRFEKVNKRITDATHMSRANYYLQTENHYYGLNIKYFLNLNKINNNRTFQSVPNLQYHKYLNSLYFKNLLYSVDYQFRNTAREIGYGYVQNALNVPVGLQFSLFKKYLSIGLWNDLQLSNVALVQSKNSFVPTIPNESREFGNFVSSNFSMYVNTDLAREYNKLFHTIQLEAIFNIPYYTFKNGLFSQNMYALSAQALNSYTSPLLRDYDYQGRLYNSVWNPNSILPSNASNKTVNLTLTQYLYGLGGQELLYFKISQLINLDDKVSPFRMPLESKIGFSPLTGLNIFGNVFYSFYQNRLEEISVNANYQRKFLSFNLSYFLKNNFSSGINSIVENPADYLKAGFSNDFGYFSMSADVGYDIRNNVVLNWNVGIYKKIRCFGIGFQFVNQRRPILTGDPNQPIRVFENNYVKLELDFSPITKTNVTYRSLQRK; from the coding sequence ATGATTTATTGGTTGTATCTGGCGGTCTTTTTTTTGTTGAGTGCATTAGACGCTAAAGAAATCGCTATGCAACGATTTGACAAACAAAACCATAAGATTTTTGAAATCCTTGCGGATAAAGTGAGCGCTAAAGACAATGTGATAACCGCATCAGGGAATGCGATCTTATTGAATTATGATGTGTATATTTTAGCGGACAAGGTGCGTTATAATACCAAGACTAAAGAAGCACTATTAGAAGGGAATATCAAGGTTTATAAGGGCGAGGGCTTACTCATTAAAACCGATTATGTGAAATTGAGTTTGAATGAAAAATATGAAATCATTTTCCCCTTTTATGTCCAAGACAGCGTGAGCGGGATTTGGGTGAGCGCGGATATTGCTAGCGGGAAGGATCAAAAATATAAGATTAAAAACATGAGCGCTTCAGGGTGCAGCATTGATAACCCCATTTGGCATGTCAATGCGACTTCAGGCTCATTCAACATGCAAAAATCGCATTTGTCTATGTGGAATCCTAAGATCTATGTCGGCGATATTCCTGTATTGTATTTGCCCTATATTTTCATGTCCACGAGCAATAAAAGAACTACCGGGTTTTTATACCCTGAATTTGGCACTTCCAATTTAGACGGCTTTATCTATTTGCAACCCTTTTATTTAGCCCCCAAAAACTCATGGGATATGACCTTTACCCCACAAATCCGTTATAAAAGGGGTTTTGGCTTGAATTTTGAAGCGCGCTACATCAACTCTAAAGACGACAGGTTTTTATTCAATGCGCGCTATTTTAGGAATTACACTCAATATGTCAAACGCTATGATTTGAGGAATCAAAATATCTACGGGTTTGAATTTTTAAGCTCTAGCAGGGACACTCTACAAAAATACTTTCATCTTAAGTCTAATATTGACAACGGGCATTACATTGACTTTTTATACATGAACGATTTGGACTATGTGCGTTTTGAAAAGGTTAATAAGCGTATCACGGACGCCACGCACATGTCTAGGGCGAATTACTATTTGCAAACAGAAAATCATTATTACGGCTTGAATATCAAGTATTTTTTAAACCTGAATAAAATCAACAATAACCGCACTTTCCAATCTGTCCCTAATTTGCAATACCATAAATATTTAAATTCTTTGTATTTTAAAAATTTGTTGTATTCGGTGGATTATCAGTTTAGAAACACCGCAAGAGAGATCGGTTATGGCTATGTGCAAAACGCTTTGAATGTGCCGGTGGGCTTGCAATTTTCTTTGTTTAAAAAGTATTTGTCTATAGGGCTTTGGAATGATCTCCAACTATCTAATGTGGCTTTAGTGCAATCTAAAAATTCCTTCGTGCCTACGATCCCTAATGAATCAAGGGAATTTGGGAACTTTGTGTCTTCAAATTTTTCCATGTATGTCAATACGGATTTAGCCAGAGAATACAACAAGCTTTTCCACACGATCCAATTGGAAGCGATTTTCAACATCCCTTATTACACCTTTAAAAACGGCTTATTTTCTCAAAACATGTATGCTTTAAGCGCGCAAGCCTTAAACAGCTACACTTCGCCTTTATTGAGAGATTATGATTATCAAGGGCGTTTGTATAACTCTGTGTGGAATCCTAACAGCATTTTACCTAGCAATGCGAGCAATAAGACGGTGAATTTAACCCTAACGCAATACCTTTATGGCTTAGGGGGGCAAGAGTTATTGTATTTTAAAATATCACAACTCATCAATCTTGACGATAAGGTTTCGCCCTTCAGGATGCCATTAGAGAGCAAGATCGGGTTTTCACCCTTAACAGGATTGAATATCTTTGGGAATGTCTTTTATTCGTTTTATCAAAACCGCCTAGAAGAAATCTCTGTGAACGCCAATTACCAACGCAAGTTTTTAAGCTTTAACCTCTCTTATTTTCTAAAAAACAATTTTAGCAGTGGGATTAATAGCATTGTAGAAAATCCTGCGGATTATTTAAAGGCGGGTTTTAGCAACGACTTTGGCTATTTTTCCATGAGCGCGGATGTGGGTTATGATATTAGAAATAATGTGGTTTTAAATTGGAATGTGGGGATTTATAAAAAAATCCGTTGTTTTGGGATTGGCTTTCAATTCGTCAACCAACGGCGCCCTATTCTCACCGGCGATCCCAACCAGCCTATAAGAGTGTTTGAAAATAACTATGTTAAGCTAGAATTAGACTTTTCACCGATCACTAAAACCAATGTAACTTACCGCTCTTTACAGCGTAAGTAA
- a CDS encoding RDD family protein yields the protein MRSPNLEKEETEIIETLLMREKMRLCPLYWRILAFLTDGLLVAFLLSDLLRACDFLHSLYWLANPIYHGVFVAMGFIILYGVYEIFFVCLCKMSLAKLVFRIKIIDIYLADCPSRAILLKRLGLKIVVFLCPFLWFVVFKNPYHRAWHEEKSKSLLVLF from the coding sequence ATGCGCTCTCCAAATTTAGAAAAAGAAGAAACTGAAATCATAGAAACACTCCTTATGCGTGAAAAAATGCGTTTATGCCCCTTGTATTGGCGCATCTTAGCGTTTTTAACCGATGGTTTGTTGGTAGCGTTTTTATTGAGCGATCTTTTAAGGGCGTGCGATTTCTTGCATTCTTTATACTGGCTGGCTAACCCCATTTATCATGGCGTGTTTGTTGCGATGGGATTTATCATCTTGTATGGCGTTTATGAAATCTTTTTTGTGTGTTTGTGCAAGATGAGTTTGGCTAAACTGGTTTTTAGGATTAAAATTATTGATATTTATTTAGCAGATTGCCCCAGTAGGGCTATTTTATTGAAGCGTTTAGGGTTAAAGATCGTGGTTTTTCTATGCCCCTTTTTATGGTTTGTAGTGTTTAAAAACCCCTATCATAGGGCGTGGCATGAAGAAAAAAGCAAAAGTCTTTTGGTGTTGTTTTAA
- the purD gene encoding phosphoribosylamine--glycine ligase yields MKDNNNYNVLIVGNKGREYALAQRLQQDERVNALYFCLGNGGTQDLGENLECEHYEHIVELALKKQIHLAIISEEKLLILGLTEMLEKAGILVFGASKEAAKLEASKSYMKAFVKECGIKSASYFETNDLKEALNHIQNASFPLVIKALNKNTSIVHHQEEALKTLEDAFKQNNEPVIIEPFLEGFELSVTALIANDDFILLPFCQNYKRLLEGDNGVNTGGMGAIAPANFFSNELEEKIKNHIFKPTLEKFQANNTPFKGVLLAEIVVIEEKGVLEPYLLDFSVRFKDIECQTILPLLESSLLDLCLATAKGELNSLELVFSKEFVMSVALVSRNYPTSSSPKQTLYIDPVDEKKGHLILGEVEQDNGVFESSGGRVIFAIGRGKSLLEARNHAYEIAQKVHFEGMFYRKDIGFKVLDLKEYS; encoded by the coding sequence ATGAAAGATAACAATAACTATAATGTTTTAATTGTGGGGAATAAGGGGCGAGAGTATGCTTTGGCTCAAAGGCTTCAGCAAGATGAGCGAGTGAATGCTTTGTATTTTTGTTTGGGTAATGGTGGCACTCAAGATTTAGGCGAGAATCTAGAATGCGAACATTACGAGCATATCGTGGAATTAGCCCTAAAAAAACAGATCCATTTAGCCATCATTTCAGAAGAAAAGCTTTTGATTTTAGGGCTTACAGAAATGCTAGAAAAAGCGGGGATTTTAGTGTTTGGGGCTTCTAAAGAAGCGGCTAAGTTAGAGGCTTCTAAAAGCTATATGAAAGCTTTTGTTAAAGAGTGTGGCATCAAAAGCGCGTCTTACTTTGAAACAAACGATTTAAAAGAAGCTCTCAATCACATTCAAAACGCTTCCTTCCCTTTAGTGATTAAAGCGTTGAATAAAAACACAAGCATTGTCCATCATCAAGAAGAAGCGCTAAAAACCCTTGAAGACGCTTTCAAACAAAATAATGAGCCTGTGATCATAGAGCCTTTTTTAGAGGGGTTTGAGCTTTCAGTTACAGCGCTCATAGCCAATGATGATTTTATCTTGTTGCCCTTTTGCCAAAACTACAAACGCTTATTAGAGGGGGATAATGGAGTCAATACGGGGGGTATGGGGGCCATCGCTCCTGCAAACTTTTTCTCTAATGAATTGGAAGAGAAAATAAAAAATCATATCTTTAAACCCACTTTAGAGAAATTTCAGGCTAATAACACGCCTTTTAAAGGGGTTTTACTCGCTGAAATTGTGGTTATAGAAGAAAAGGGCGTTTTAGAGCCGTATTTATTGGATTTTAGCGTGCGTTTTAAAGATATTGAATGCCAGACGATTTTACCCCTTTTAGAAAGCTCGCTTTTAGATTTGTGTTTGGCTACAGCCAAAGGGGAATTAAATTCTCTTGAATTGGTGTTTTCTAAAGAATTTGTGATGAGTGTGGCGCTCGTTTCTAGGAATTACCCCACCAGCTCTTCGCCCAAACAAACCCTTTATATTGATCCGGTTGATGAAAAAAAGGGTCATTTGATTTTAGGGGAGGTGGAGCAGGATAACGGCGTGTTTGAAAGCAGTGGGGGGAGGGTGATCTTTGCCATTGGCAGAGGAAAATCCTTATTAGAAGCCAGAAACCATGCTTATGAAATCGCTCAAAAAGTGCATTTTGAAGGCATGTTTTATCGCAAGGATATTGGTTTTAAGGTGTTAGATTTGAAAGAATACTCTTGA
- a CDS encoding ABC transporter ATP-binding protein encodes MLVEIENLTKTYGSLKALDHINLKLPKQQFIGLLGPNGAGKTTLLKILAGLNLNYQGEVKILNQKIGIETKKSVAFLSDGDFLDPKLTPLKAIAFYKDFFSDFDPSKALDLLKRFSVPLKREFKALSKGMREKLQLILTLSRNASLYLFDEPVAGIDPIAREEIFELIAKEFSQNASLLVSTHLVVDVEKYLDSAIFLKEAKVVAFGDVGELKKGYSSLEMAYKERLK; translated from the coding sequence ATGCTAGTAGAAATAGAGAATTTGACTAAAACCTATGGGAGTTTAAAAGCGTTAGACCATATCAATTTGAAACTACCCAAACAGCAATTTATAGGGCTTTTAGGCCCTAATGGAGCGGGCAAAACCACTCTGTTAAAAATTTTAGCCGGATTGAATTTGAACTATCAAGGGGAAGTGAAAATTTTAAATCAAAAGATCGGCATAGAGACTAAAAAAAGCGTGGCGTTTTTAAGCGATGGCGATTTTTTAGATCCTAAATTAACGCCTTTAAAAGCGATCGCTTTTTACAAGGATTTTTTCAGCGATTTTGATCCATCAAAAGCCCTAGATTTGCTCAAACGCTTCAGCGTGCCTTTAAAAAGAGAGTTCAAAGCCCTTTCAAAAGGCATGAGGGAAAAATTACAGCTGATTTTAACCCTATCACGAAACGCTTCTTTGTATCTTTTTGATGAGCCGGTGGCTGGGATTGACCCTATTGCAAGAGAAGAGATTTTTGAACTCATCGCTAAGGAATTTAGCCAAAACGCAAGCTTGTTAGTTTCTACGCATTTGGTGGTGGATGTGGAAAAGTATTTAGACAGCGCGATTTTTTTAAAAGAAGCTAAAGTGGTGGCTTTTGGCGATGTGGGAGAACTGAAAAAAGGGTATAGCAGTTTGGAAATGGCGTATAAAGAAAGGTTGAAATAG
- a CDS encoding di-trans,poly-cis-decaprenylcistransferase, which translates to MDNTLKHLAIIMDGNGRWAKLKNKARAYGHKKGVKTLKDITIWCANHRLECLTLYAFSTENWKRPKSEVDFLMKMLKKYLKDERSTYLDNNIRFKAIGDLEGFSKELRETILQLENDTRHFKDFTQVLALNYGSKNELSRAFKSLLESPPSNISLLESLENEISNRLDTRDLPEVDLLLRTGGEMRLSNFLLWQSSYAELFFTPILWPDFTPKDLENIISDFYKRVRKFGELKC; encoded by the coding sequence TTGGATAACACTCTCAAACATCTTGCCATTATTATGGATGGTAATGGCAGGTGGGCTAAATTAAAGAATAAAGCTAGGGCTTATGGGCATAAAAAGGGCGTAAAAACCCTTAAAGACATCACGATCTGGTGCGCTAATCATAGGCTAGAATGCTTGACTTTATACGCTTTTTCTACAGAAAATTGGAAACGCCCTAAAAGTGAAGTGGATTTTTTAATGAAAATGCTTAAAAAATACCTTAAAGATGAGCGATCCACTTACTTGGATAATAACATACGCTTTAAAGCGATAGGGGATTTAGAGGGCTTTTCTAAAGAACTGAGAGAGACGATCTTGCAGCTTGAAAACGATACCAGGCATTTTAAGGATTTTACGCAAGTTTTAGCCCTCAATTACGGATCTAAAAACGAGCTTTCAAGGGCATTTAAAAGCTTGCTAGAAAGCCCGCCTAGCAATATAAGCCTTTTAGAAAGTTTAGAAAATGAAATTTCTAATCGTTTAGACACGCGCGATTTGCCGGAAGTGGATTTATTGTTACGAACGGGGGGGGAAATGCGCTTGTCTAATTTTTTATTGTGGCAATCCAGCTATGCGGAATTGTTTTTCACGCCGATTTTATGGCCTGATTTCACCCCTAAAGATTTAGAAAATATCATTAGCGATTTTTACAAAAGAGTGCGCAAATTCGGGGAATTAAAATGCTAG
- a CDS encoding FAD-binding and (Fe-S)-binding domain-containing protein produces the protein MQENYDAFFTEASGFLSDRIFKDYLRRLAYGIDASCYRYIPKIVAWVKDEEEVQKLCVLAKKHGVSLTFRAAGSSLSGQASCDGVLVMATHFFKDAKILDNATSIQLSCGVIGSNANALLKPYHKKIGPDPATINTAMIGGIVANNASGMCCGVEQNSYKTLKSLRVILADGTLLDTANQKSVEGFKNARKDLIEGVLNLRKEILEDKELHALIKKKYEIKNTTGYSLNALIDFEDPIEIISHLFIGSEGTLGFISSVELECVKDYAYKTCALLFYENLERCAKAAQILAALKAKQPEMISSAELMDYASLKSVKGLEGMPRVILEIKEPNACLLIQSESDDPLILENNMQTILNALITIPVVLDSQISSDPTIYQSWWKIRKGIFPIAASQRKSQSSVIIEDVCFSQENFVEGAKAIEGLLKKHGFKDNSIIFGHALSGNLHFVVTPILENETERKAFENLVSDMFLMVSESSGSIKAEHGTGRMVAPFVEMEWGEKAYKIHKQIKELFDPNGILNPDVIITNDKEIHTKNLKSIHPIEEHLDMCMECGFCERICPSKDLSLTPRQRIVIHREIERLKERVSHGHHKDQVLLNELLKESEYLAHATCAVCHMCSMLCPLGIDTGKIALNYYQKNPKGEKIASKILNNMQTTTSVARFSLKSARLVQNLIGSHNLVSLTKGIKKFIKPFPKAFHYMPKNNAYPLENKTHKSEEKVIYFSTCINRSFAPSTKMADKRCIQEVFESLCQKAKVSVMYPNGLSALCCGKAFINYTDLTKQNNEKNHAIFLQLSDKGKIPIVLDHSACSTHFFKQMKAYKDLKVYDLSVYIEEVLSPKLKFNPINEDIGLYTMCALKLENKEELLFNLAKKCTLGEIVIHKETGCCAFAGNKGFFTPELNESALNGFQEFYQSYDLKRGFSTSSTCEIGLSEKTHFSWQHIAYLVDACTL, from the coding sequence ATGCAAGAAAATTATGACGCTTTTTTTACCGAAGCGAGCGGGTTTTTAAGCGATAGGATTTTTAAGGATTATTTACGCCGTTTGGCTTATGGCATTGATGCATCTTGTTATCGTTATATCCCTAAAATAGTCGCTTGGGTGAAGGATGAAGAAGAAGTTCAAAAGCTTTGTGTTTTAGCCAAAAAGCATGGCGTTTCATTGACTTTTAGAGCGGCTGGGAGTTCCTTATCAGGGCAAGCGAGCTGTGATGGGGTGCTGGTGATGGCTACGCATTTTTTCAAAGACGCTAAAATTTTAGACAACGCTACAAGCATTCAGCTCTCATGCGGAGTCATAGGAAGTAATGCGAACGCTTTATTGAAACCTTATCATAAAAAAATAGGCCCAGATCCCGCTACGATAAACACCGCTATGATAGGGGGGATTGTTGCCAATAACGCTAGCGGGATGTGTTGCGGGGTGGAGCAAAACAGCTACAAAACCCTAAAATCTTTAAGAGTGATCTTAGCCGATGGCACTCTTTTAGACACCGCCAATCAAAAGAGCGTTGAGGGTTTCAAAAACGCACGTAAAGATTTGATTGAAGGGGTTTTGAATTTAAGAAAAGAGATTTTAGAAGATAAAGAATTGCATGCTTTAATTAAGAAAAAATACGAGATCAAAAACACCACCGGCTATAGCTTAAACGCTCTCATTGATTTTGAAGATCCTATTGAAATCATTAGCCATTTATTCATAGGCTCTGAGGGGACTTTAGGCTTTATTTCAAGCGTGGAATTAGAATGCGTGAAAGATTACGCTTATAAAACTTGCGCGTTATTGTTTTATGAAAATTTAGAGCGATGCGCCAAAGCCGCTCAAATTTTAGCCGCCTTAAAAGCCAAACAGCCTGAAATGATTTCTTCAGCAGAGCTTATGGATTATGCGTCCTTAAAAAGCGTGAAAGGTTTGGAGGGCATGCCCAGAGTGATTTTAGAAATCAAAGAGCCTAACGCATGCTTACTCATTCAAAGCGAAAGCGATGATCCTTTAATTTTAGAAAACAACATGCAAACGATTTTAAACGCTTTGATCACGATACCGGTCGTTTTAGATTCTCAAATCAGCAGTGATCCTACTATTTACCAATCGTGGTGGAAGATCAGAAAAGGCATTTTCCCTATCGCAGCGTCTCAAAGAAAAAGCCAAAGCTCTGTGATCATTGAAGATGTGTGCTTTAGTCAAGAAAATTTTGTAGAGGGGGCAAAAGCGATTGAAGGGCTTTTAAAAAAACATGGCTTTAAGGATAATAGCATTATTTTTGGGCATGCGTTAAGCGGGAATTTGCACTTTGTCGTTACGCCGATTTTAGAAAATGAAACTGAAAGAAAGGCGTTTGAAAATTTAGTTTCTGACATGTTTTTAATGGTGAGCGAAAGCTCTGGCTCTATTAAAGCCGAACATGGCACAGGCAGGATGGTAGCCCCCTTTGTGGAAATGGAGTGGGGAGAAAAAGCCTATAAAATCCACAAACAAATCAAAGAATTGTTTGATCCTAACGGCATTTTAAACCCTGATGTGATCATCACAAACGATAAAGAAATCCACACTAAAAATTTAAAGAGCATTCACCCTATTGAAGAGCATTTGGACATGTGCATGGAATGCGGGTTTTGTGAAAGGATTTGCCCTAGCAAAGATTTATCTTTAACGCCACGACAACGAATCGTTATCCACAGAGAGATAGAGCGCTTAAAAGAAAGGGTAAGTCATGGTCATCATAAAGATCAAGTTCTATTAAATGAGCTTTTAAAAGAGTCTGAATATTTAGCGCACGCCACTTGCGCGGTGTGCCATATGTGCTCTATGCTATGCCCTTTAGGAATTGATACCGGAAAGATCGCCCTAAATTATTATCAAAAAAACCCTAAAGGCGAAAAGATCGCTTCAAAGATCCTTAATAACATGCAAACAACCACAAGCGTGGCTCGTTTTTCTTTAAAAAGCGCTCGCTTAGTTCAAAATCTCATAGGCTCTCACAACTTAGTAAGCCTGACCAAAGGGATTAAAAAATTCATCAAGCCCTTCCCTAAAGCCTTTCATTACATGCCCAAAAACAACGCCTATCCTTTAGAAAATAAAACGCATAAGAGCGAAGAAAAAGTCATTTATTTCAGCACTTGCATCAACCGCTCGTTCGCTCCATCAACCAAAATGGCGGATAAAAGATGCATTCAAGAAGTGTTTGAATCCTTATGCCAAAAAGCCAAAGTTTCGGTAATGTATCCTAATGGATTGAGTGCACTTTGTTGCGGGAAAGCCTTTATCAATTACACCGACTTGACCAAACAAAACAATGAAAAAAACCATGCGATTTTTTTGCAATTAAGCGATAAGGGAAAAATACCGATCGTTTTAGACCATAGCGCATGTTCGACGCATTTTTTCAAGCAAATGAAAGCTTATAAGGATTTGAAAGTCTATGATTTGAGCGTCTATATTGAAGAAGTTCTAAGCCCTAAATTAAAATTCAACCCCATTAACGAAGATATAGGGCTATACACGATGTGCGCTTTAAAGTTAGAAAATAAAGAAGAGTTGTTATTCAATTTGGCTAAAAAATGCACTTTAGGCGAGATTGTTATCCACAAAGAGACGGGTTGTTGCGCCTTTGCGGGGAATAAGGGCTTTTTTACCCCTGAATTGAACGAGAGCGCTTTAAACGGCTTTCAAGAGTTTTACCAATCCTATGATCTTAAAAGGGGTTTTTCCACTTCCAGCACTTGCGAGATCGGTTTGAGTGAAAAAACCCACTTTTCTTGGCAGCATATCGCTTATTTAGTGGATGCTTGCACGCTTTAA
- a CDS encoding rhodanese-like domain-containing protein → MLEDYAISLEEVNFNDFIVVDVRELDEYEELHLPNATLISVNDQEKLADFLSQHKDKKVLLHCRAGRRALDAAKSMHELGYTPYYLEGNVYDFEKYGFRMVYDDACGKKN, encoded by the coding sequence ATGCTTGAAGATTATGCAATCAGTTTAGAAGAAGTCAATTTCAATGATTTTATTGTCGTAGATGTGCGCGAGTTGGACGAATATGAAGAATTGCATTTGCCTAACGCCACGCTCATTAGCGTCAATGACCAAGAAAAGCTCGCTGATTTTTTATCCCAGCACAAAGACAAAAAAGTGTTGCTCCATTGCAGGGCTGGCCGCAGGGCTTTAGATGCGGCTAAAAGCATGCATGAATTAGGCTATACGCCCTATTATTTAGAGGGCAATGTCTATGATTTTGAAAAATACGGCTTTAGAATGGTCTATGATGACGCTTGCGGTAAAAAAAACTAG
- a CDS encoding uroporphyrinogen-III synthase — MREIVWVHSQRIAPYKTLILNEFCYYPLELDPTPFNALIFTSKNAVFSLLETLKNSPKLKILQNIPAYALSEPTAKTLQDHHFKVAFIGEKAHGKEFVQEILPLLEKKSVLYLRAKEIASSLDTILLEHGIDFKQAVVYENKLKHLTLSEQNALKPKEKSILIFTAISHAKAFLHYFEFLENYTAISIGNTTALYLQEQGIQSYSAKKPSLEACLELALSLRVKEY; from the coding sequence ATGAGGGAGATTGTATGGGTGCATTCTCAAAGAATCGCCCCTTATAAGACTCTCATTTTAAATGAATTTTGCTACTATCCCTTAGAATTAGATCCAACCCCTTTTAACGCCCTTATTTTCACTTCTAAAAATGCGGTGTTTTCCTTGCTGGAAACTCTAAAAAACAGCCCCAAACTCAAAATTTTACAAAACATTCCTGCTTACGCTTTGAGCGAACCCACCGCAAAAACTTTACAAGATCACCATTTTAAAGTCGCCTTTATAGGGGAAAAAGCCCATGGCAAAGAGTTTGTTCAAGAAATCCTTCCTTTATTGGAAAAAAAAAGCGTTTTGTATCTCAGGGCAAAAGAGATTGCTTCTTCTTTAGACACCATTCTTTTAGAGCATGGCATTGATTTCAAGCAAGCCGTTGTTTATGAAAACAAGCTCAAACATTTAACCTTAAGCGAACAAAACGCCCTAAAACCCAAAGAAAAGAGCATCCTTATTTTTACTGCCATAAGCCATGCAAAAGCCTTCTTGCACTATTTTGAATTTTTAGAAAATTACACCGCTATAAGCATTGGCAACACGACCGCTCTTTATTTGCAAGAGCAAGGCATTCAAAGCTATAGCGCTAAAAAGCCCTCCTTAGAAGCATGTTTAGAACTGGCTTTAAGTTTGAGGGTTAAAGAATATTAA
- the crcB gene encoding fluoride efflux transporter CrcB: MNFIFLWAALGGAIGSSLRYFVGKMMPSKFLMFESFPLGTFSVNIIGCFVIGFMGHLAVKKVFGDDFGIFFVTGVLGGFTTFSSYGLDTLKLLQKSQYIEAVSYALGTNILGLIGVAIGWLLAKNFVGIN; this comes from the coding sequence ATGAATTTTATTTTTTTATGGGCCGCTTTAGGGGGAGCTATAGGGAGTTCGCTAAGGTATTTTGTGGGCAAAATGATGCCCAGTAAATTTTTAATGTTTGAAAGTTTCCCTTTAGGGACTTTTAGCGTGAATATCATAGGGTGTTTTGTCATCGGCTTTATGGGGCATTTGGCTGTTAAAAAAGTTTTTGGTGATGATTTTGGGATTTTCTTTGTCACTGGGGTTTTAGGAGGTTTTACGACCTTCTCTTCTTACGGGTTAGACACTTTAAAGCTCTTGCAAAAATCCCAATACATTGAAGCCGTTTCTTATGCCTTAGGCACTAACATTTTAGGGCTTATTGGGGTAGCCATTGGTTGGCTTTTGGCTAAAAATTTTGTAGGCATTAATTAA
- the hemW gene encoding radical SAM family heme chaperone HemW, giving the protein MILYIHIPFCENKCGYCAFNSYENKHGLKEEYTQALCLDLKHALSQTDEPIESVFIGGGTPNTLSVESFERIFESIYRNARLSMDCEITTEANPELITKAWCQGLKDLGINRLSLGVQSFREDKLLFLERQHSKNIAPVIETILKSGIENVSIDLIYNTPLDNENSLKEELKLAKELPINHLSAYALSVEKNTNLEKNAKKPSCTNFDNAIKEILEGFSFKQYEVSNYARNYQVKHHLAYWGAKDYLGCGAGAVGCVANERFYAKKLIENYIKDPLKRQVETLSEQDKRLEKLFLGLRCALGVELNFLDENKVKFLIEENKAFIKNDRLVASDFFMADEMALWLL; this is encoded by the coding sequence ATGATTTTATACATTCATATCCCCTTTTGTGAAAATAAATGCGGTTATTGCGCTTTCAATTCCTATGAAAATAAGCATGGGCTAAAAGAAGAATACACTCAAGCGCTATGCCTGGATTTAAAGCATGCCTTAAGCCAAACTGATGAACCAATTGAGAGCGTTTTTATTGGCGGCGGCACGCCTAACACTTTAAGCGTGGAGTCTTTTGAAAGGATTTTTGAAAGCATTTACCGCAATGCGCGCTTGAGCATGGATTGTGAGATCACCACTGAAGCTAACCCCGAATTGATCACTAAAGCTTGGTGTCAAGGCCTAAAAGATTTAGGGATCAACCGCTTGAGTTTAGGGGTGCAAAGTTTTAGAGAGGATAAATTATTGTTTTTAGAGCGCCAACATTCCAAAAATATCGCTCCTGTGATAGAAACTATTTTAAAAAGCGGGATTGAAAATGTCAGCATAGATTTGATTTATAACACCCCATTGGACAATGAAAACTCTTTAAAAGAAGAATTAAAACTCGCTAAAGAACTCCCTATCAACCACTTGAGCGCTTATGCTTTGAGTGTTGAAAAAAACACGAATTTAGAAAAAAACGCCAAAAAACCCTCATGCACCAATTTTGACAATGCCATAAAAGAAATTTTAGAGGGCTTTTCTTTCAAGCAATACGAAGTGTCTAATTACGCTAGAAATTATCAAGTCAAGCACCATTTGGCTTACTGGGGGGCTAAAGATTATTTAGGGTGTGGGGCTGGGGCTGTAGGCTGCGTGGCGAATGAGCGCTTTTATGCAAAAAAACTCATAGAAAACTACATCAAAGACCCGCTAAAACGCCAAGTTGAAACGCTTAGCGAACAAGACAAGCGCTTAGAAAAGCTGTTTTTAGGCTTGAGGTGCGCGCTGGGGGTTGAGCTTAATTTCTTAGATGAAAATAAAGTAAAGTTTTTGATTGAAGAAAACAAGGCTTTCATTAAAAATGACCGATTGGTAGCGAGCGATTTTTTCATGGCCGATGAAATGGCTTTGTGGCTGTTGTAA